Proteins encoded by one window of Mariniplasma anaerobium:
- the rnhC gene encoding ribonuclease HIII → MKHYTMSVTDLELEKLNKVYQYHQVEAKNPYLLFHAKHNDIDILAYKTGKVLLQGDEVTHELVAIKTHLNKEDYAAIGSDEVGTGDVFGPVVVCSAFVNKSEIPYLEELNVRDSKNMSDQQIIDIAPKLAKKLVHSLLILPPTKYNKLVSEGYNLNKMKALLHNQAIIKTSSKLKETVPVILDQFCTPQLYYNYLKDETLVYRDIDFHTKAEQVHLSVAAASIIARYAFLVKMQQYSQKLGIKLLKGASKEVDEMVKTIFEKKGQKQLHNVTKMNFKNVTKQDLF, encoded by the coding sequence ATGAAACATTACACAATGTCAGTAACAGATTTAGAATTAGAAAAACTTAACAAAGTTTATCAATATCATCAAGTAGAGGCGAAAAATCCCTATTTGCTTTTTCATGCTAAACATAACGATATTGATATCCTAGCTTATAAAACTGGAAAAGTTTTATTGCAAGGTGATGAAGTCACACATGAGTTGGTAGCTATTAAGACACATTTAAATAAAGAAGACTATGCAGCAATTGGTTCAGATGAAGTAGGTACAGGTGATGTTTTTGGACCTGTAGTTGTTTGTTCTGCATTTGTTAACAAGTCAGAAATTCCTTATTTAGAAGAACTTAATGTTAGAGATTCAAAAAATATGAGTGATCAACAAATCATTGATATTGCTCCAAAACTAGCTAAAAAACTTGTTCATTCACTATTAATTCTTCCACCAACTAAGTACAATAAACTAGTTAGTGAAGGTTACAACTTGAATAAGATGAAAGCTTTACTTCATAATCAAGCAATCATTAAAACTTCTTCTAAGTTAAAGGAAACAGTCCCAGTGATCTTAGATCAATTTTGTACACCACAACTATATTACAACTACTTAAAAGATGAAACTTTAGTTTATCGTGATATTGATTTTCACACAAAAGCTGAACAAGTTCATTTGAGTGTTGCAGCTGCGTCTATTATAGCACGCTACGCTTTTTTAGTTAAGATGCAACAATATAGTCAAAAGCTTGGTATCAAACTTTTAAAAGGTGCAAGTAAAGAAGTTGATGAAATGGTTAAAACTATTTTTGAGAAAAAAGGTCAAAAACAGCTACATAATGTTACAAAAATGAATTTTAAAAATGTAACAAAACAAGATTTATTCTAA
- a CDS encoding endonuclease MutS2 produces the protein MRFMTKTLELDVIIERILKNIKSDSASQNLINLTPYTDIFTISSKLDEVVDMLELVARLGTMPFLANFDIYPLIHYAEIKRTYTIQDLLYIRLFLVMERDILAYLKQKQSLKIESPTLSPLFSQLSNHRYLLDYMSSKIDEDGVILDDATPKLLSIRKDLSRFDKQLQDKLQKMVIDYQSYLNDANIVMRNDRFCIGVKEAFKHKIKGVIHDMSASKQTIYIEPEQTRSITAHIESLKVDEQREIDVIIASISEQIQEAHESLKYNIDILVNLDLIHAKAIYALDIDGHKPNINKDGFIQLIKAKHPLLNPKEAVPIDLTLDKNLKTLLITGPNTGGKTVALKTLGLLTLMTQIGVLAPLNEASNIAIFDQVFADIGDEQSISQSLSTFSSHLTKIINMISEMKDNTLVLLDEIGSGTDPNEGVALAISILEAFKAFDARMMVTTHYSELKSYAFEQPHMTTASVAFDKKTLKPLYYLQMGTTGSSHAFLIAKRLGLKDEIVNHALKLYEGRQTDLAKMMEKLNDEMVDIQKEKETLNKELILVKNEKKHYETVKNDLLQKQDQMIEKVKHTEETKWLKLRDEASNLIELLKEKSTLTKPEIAELKYRLNQNIANDKSLYFEEELNIGDEVFITSYQQYGKIVDIKDDLYRVKFGQFDLKFKAKDIKKEKDDKPKKKKTVVKSKQSEPFKPQKQGKMEVDLRGFRFEEVKAALDDAIDGAMISGLTTLRIIHGFGTGAVRKAVHQYIQSSPYIKDHRFGGEGEGLNGVTIVTLK, from the coding sequence ATGAGATTTATGACGAAAACGCTTGAATTAGATGTAATCATCGAAAGAATATTGAAAAATATTAAATCTGATTCAGCATCCCAAAATTTAATAAATCTAACTCCATATACTGACATTTTTACAATTTCTAGTAAACTAGATGAAGTTGTTGACATGTTAGAACTAGTTGCTAGATTAGGAACAATGCCTTTTTTAGCCAATTTTGATATATATCCACTCATTCATTATGCAGAAATCAAGAGAACTTATACCATTCAAGATTTACTTTATATACGTTTGTTTTTGGTAATGGAGCGAGATATACTTGCTTATCTAAAACAAAAGCAATCTCTAAAAATAGAAAGTCCAACTTTATCACCACTTTTTAGCCAACTGTCTAATCATAGATATTTGTTAGATTATATGAGTTCGAAAATAGATGAAGATGGTGTTATATTAGATGATGCAACACCAAAACTTTTAAGTATTAGAAAAGATTTGTCACGTTTTGATAAGCAATTACAAGATAAATTACAAAAAATGGTTATAGATTATCAAAGTTATTTAAATGATGCAAATATCGTCATGAGAAATGATAGATTTTGTATTGGTGTAAAAGAAGCATTCAAGCATAAGATCAAAGGTGTTATTCATGATATGAGTGCATCAAAACAAACGATTTATATTGAACCTGAACAAACAAGATCAATTACAGCACATATTGAGAGTTTAAAAGTTGATGAGCAAAGAGAAATAGATGTTATTATTGCATCTATTAGTGAACAAATACAAGAAGCACATGAATCTTTAAAATATAACATCGATATACTAGTTAATCTTGATTTAATTCATGCTAAAGCTATATATGCACTTGATATCGATGGACATAAACCAAATATTAATAAAGATGGATTTATTCAACTAATTAAAGCAAAACATCCATTATTAAATCCAAAAGAAGCAGTTCCAATTGATTTAACTTTGGATAAAAATTTAAAAACATTATTAATAACAGGACCAAATACTGGTGGTAAAACAGTTGCATTAAAAACTTTAGGCTTATTGACCTTAATGACTCAAATAGGTGTTTTAGCACCTTTAAATGAAGCTAGTAATATTGCGATATTTGATCAAGTATTTGCAGATATTGGTGATGAACAGTCTATATCGCAGTCTTTATCAACATTTTCATCACATTTAACTAAAATAATCAACATGATATCTGAGATGAAAGATAATACTCTAGTATTATTAGATGAAATAGGTAGTGGTACCGATCCTAATGAAGGCGTTGCACTCGCTATTTCTATATTAGAAGCCTTTAAAGCCTTTGATGCTAGAATGATGGTCACAACACACTACTCTGAGCTTAAAAGCTATGCATTTGAGCAACCACATATGACTACAGCTAGTGTAGCCTTTGATAAAAAGACATTAAAACCGTTATATTATCTTCAAATGGGAACTACTGGATCATCTCATGCATTTTTGATTGCAAAACGTCTAGGTCTAAAAGATGAAATCGTAAATCATGCATTAAAACTTTATGAGGGTAGACAAACTGATTTAGCTAAAATGATGGAAAAACTTAATGATGAAATGGTTGATATCCAAAAAGAAAAAGAAACCTTAAATAAAGAACTTATTTTAGTTAAAAATGAGAAAAAACATTATGAAACTGTCAAAAATGATCTTTTACAAAAGCAAGATCAAATGATCGAGAAAGTCAAACATACTGAAGAAACTAAATGGTTAAAACTTCGAGATGAAGCAAGTAATTTAATTGAGCTTTTAAAAGAAAAATCGACATTAACTAAACCAGAAATAGCAGAATTAAAATATAGATTAAATCAAAATATTGCAAACGATAAATCTCTATATTTTGAAGAAGAATTAAATATTGGAGATGAAGTTTTTATTACAAGTTATCAACAATATGGTAAAATCGTAGATATTAAAGATGATTTATATCGAGTAAAATTTGGTCAATTTGATTTAAAATTTAAAGCCAAAGATATAAAAAAAGAAAAAGATGATAAACCCAAAAAGAAGAAAACTGTTGTTAAATCTAAACAATCAGAGCCATTTAAACCTCAAAAACAAGGAAAAATGGAAGTTGATTTAAGAGGATTTAGATTTGAAGAAGTTAAAGCAGCCCTTGATGATGCAATTGATGGCGCAATGATTTCTGGATTAACGACTTTAAGAATTATTCATGGATTTGGAACTGGAGCCGTTAGAAAAGCTGTCCATCAGTATATTCAAAGCTCTCCATATATTAAAGATCATCGTTTTGGTGGTGAGGGTGAAGGGTTAAATGGTGTAACAATTGTTACATTAAAATAA
- a CDS encoding deoxycytidylate deaminase: MRKSYISWDDYFMGVAKLSALRSKDPKTQVGACIVNEDLRIVGIGYNGMPQGAKDDEFPWGSEGDYLDTKYPYVVHAEANAILNATQSLKGSKIYVTLFPCNECTKLIIQSGIKEIVFESDKYQHTKEHQAALKMLKAAHVTTRKIEVGELSYVNIS; this comes from the coding sequence ATGAGAAAATCATATATATCATGGGATGATTATTTCATGGGTGTAGCTAAATTATCAGCATTAAGAAGTAAAGATCCAAAAACACAAGTTGGAGCATGCATTGTTAACGAGGATTTAAGAATAGTTGGTATTGGATATAATGGGATGCCACAAGGTGCAAAAGATGATGAATTTCCTTGGGGGAGTGAAGGCGATTATTTGGATACAAAATATCCTTATGTTGTCCATGCAGAAGCTAATGCCATACTCAATGCGACACAATCTTTAAAAGGGTCTAAAATATATGTGACACTTTTTCCTTGTAATGAATGTACAAAATTGATCATTCAAAGTGGAATTAAAGAAATTGTCTTTGAAAGTGATAAATATCAACATACAAAAGAACACCAAGCAGCACTTAAAATGTTAAAAGCTGCACATGTGACGACACGTAAGATCGAAGTTGGTGAATTATCTTATGTTAACATTTCTTAA
- a CDS encoding signal peptidase II — protein MIIGFIIIFATLFIDQLSKQLAYHLIAPTFSGTNTVLLKNVLELSYYENPGASLGILEGFAYKSLLFFVITVIALIIFGYLFKDSDFKHKKIYSISIALFISGTLGNAIDRALYGFVIDFLHYPFLDFLNNIPGISNFTNNMADNYLSAAIILFGIDLFFFESKRNKQKKDEQNAKIN, from the coding sequence ATGATTATAGGATTCATTATCATTTTTGCCACATTATTTATAGATCAACTATCTAAACAATTAGCATATCATTTGATTGCTCCAACTTTTTCAGGAACTAACACAGTACTTTTAAAAAATGTATTGGAGCTTAGTTATTATGAAAATCCAGGTGCATCTCTAGGTATATTAGAGGGTTTTGCATATAAGAGTCTTTTATTCTTTGTTATCACAGTTATAGCCTTAATTATTTTTGGATATTTATTTAAAGATAGTGATTTCAAACATAAAAAAATATACTCTATATCAATTGCTCTATTTATTAGTGGAACGCTAGGTAATGCTATAGATAGAGCACTATATGGCTTTGTTATAGACTTTTTACACTATCCGTTCTTAGATTTTCTAAACAACATACCAGGAATAAGTAATTTTACCAACAATATGGCAGATAATTATTTATCAGCTGCAATCATACTATTTGGTATTGATCTATTTTTCTTCGAATCAAAGAGAAACAAACAAAAAAAGGATGAGCAAAATGCCAAAATCAATTAA
- a CDS encoding S16 family serine protease → MLTFLKEHKIGIIIGFFAYIYVLFVAVAPTNYNVTAPGGLTAVESNFIIEDHEMPDQFFSIYVYSYDPITAFQFMVLQNNEQFVLRKPTIREQENTIIDEYRQGQISKSVSYQISLIKAYTMAQDQDDTIIMDYGFEGLYIYDFPKRLDEVSIGDVIKEINGQLYADYEPQEFFDLSSHQQVTYLIQKNDGTEYVLNYDQIEGDVSFWFYPKYDIYQAFPAYELPGLNSTVGGPSGGMLQTLSIYVSLLKLNIPDIKISGTGTINSDGTIGRIGGIRQKIYTAEFNKVDVFFIPESHLDEIDGIDYSFVIVPVETIEEAANWLYETYNG, encoded by the coding sequence ATGTTAACATTTCTTAAAGAACATAAAATTGGTATTATCATAGGCTTTTTTGCGTATATTTATGTATTATTTGTCGCAGTTGCGCCAACTAACTACAATGTGACTGCCCCAGGTGGTCTGACTGCAGTAGAAAGTAATTTTATTATTGAAGATCATGAAATGCCTGATCAATTCTTTAGTATTTATGTATATTCATATGATCCTATTACCGCATTTCAATTTATGGTCTTGCAGAACAATGAGCAGTTTGTTTTAAGAAAACCTACCATAAGAGAACAAGAAAATACAATTATTGATGAATATAGACAAGGTCAAATATCAAAAAGTGTATCTTATCAAATTTCGCTTATTAAAGCCTATACAATGGCTCAAGATCAAGATGATACAATTATTATGGACTATGGATTTGAAGGGTTATATATTTATGATTTTCCTAAAAGATTAGATGAAGTCTCTATAGGCGACGTCATTAAAGAAATCAATGGTCAATTATATGCAGATTATGAGCCTCAAGAGTTCTTTGATTTAAGTAGTCATCAACAAGTAACCTATTTAATTCAAAAAAATGATGGAACAGAATATGTACTCAATTATGATCAAATTGAAGGGGATGTATCCTTTTGGTTTTATCCTAAATATGATATTTACCAAGCTTTTCCAGCTTATGAGCTTCCTGGACTTAACTCTACAGTTGGAGGACCAAGTGGAGGCATGCTACAAACCCTTAGTATTTATGTAAGTTTACTAAAACTAAACATTCCAGATATCAAAATTTCTGGAACTGGCACCATAAATAGCGATGGAACCATCGGTAGAATCGGTGGAATTAGACAAAAAATATACACTGCAGAATTCAATAAAGTTGATGTGTTTTTTATACCAGAATCACACTTAGATGAGATAGATGGTATTGATTATTCATTTGTTATTGTACCAGTAGAAACCATAGAAGAGGCGGCTAATTGGCTATATGAAACATATAATGGATAA
- the msrA gene encoding peptide-methionine (S)-S-oxide reductase MsrA encodes MKSIVLAGGCFWGVEAYFDQLKGISETSVGYVDGDKKNPTYHEVCNGLASHAEACKVIYDENVISLEGVLEHFFRIMNPFSLNKQGNDYGNQYRSGIYLDDMSEKPLVEAYMKSYFGKNYDRVVVKVKENKDYALAEDNHQKYLKKNPFGYCHVNLGLAKRDEKK; translated from the coding sequence ATGAAATCTATTGTTTTAGCTGGAGGTTGTTTTTGGGGTGTAGAAGCCTATTTTGATCAACTTAAAGGTATTAGTGAGACTTCAGTAGGTTATGTTGATGGAGATAAGAAAAATCCTACTTATCATGAAGTTTGTAATGGATTAGCTTCTCATGCAGAAGCATGTAAAGTTATCTATGATGAAAATGTTATATCTTTAGAAGGTGTTTTAGAACATTTTTTCAGAATTATGAATCCATTTAGTTTAAATAAACAAGGTAATGATTATGGAAATCAATACAGAAGTGGAATTTATCTAGATGATATGAGTGAAAAACCATTAGTAGAAGCTTATATGAAATCTTATTTTGGTAAAAATTATGATCGTGTTGTTGTTAAGGTTAAAGAAAATAAAGATTATGCTTTAGCAGAAGACAATCATCAAAAATATTTAAAGAAAAACCCATTTGGTTATTGTCATGTAAATTTAGGGTTAGCGAAAAGAGATGAAAAAAAATAA
- the trxA gene encoding thioredoxin produces MIEYQGQPYQEAVGQQGLVVVQYYATWCGPCKMLKPVLEAISTEMTDAKFFRVDIDQFRAQAIDASIRSVPTVVVYKDGEEVDRQSGYQPKERVQAWLNQSK; encoded by the coding sequence ATGATTGAATATCAAGGACAACCGTATCAAGAAGCAGTTGGACAACAAGGATTAGTAGTTGTACAATACTATGCAACATGGTGTGGACCATGTAAGATGTTAAAACCTGTTTTAGAAGCTATCAGTACTGAAATGACTGACGCTAAATTCTTTAGAGTAGACATTGACCAATTTAGAGCACAAGCAATTGATGCTAGCATTAGAAGCGTACCTACTGTAGTTGTATACAAAGATGGCGAAGAAGTAGATCGTCAAAGTGGATACCAACCAAAAGAACGCGTTCAAGCTTGGCTTAACCAAAGCAAATAA
- a CDS encoding RluA family pseudouridine synthase, producing MPKSIKIDISQEKQRLDTFLSENEYPDKSRSYVQTLIKDEKILVNGLKVKTGYTLKEGDLVSLLDVELKTLDLEPVDLHLDIVYEDDDLLVINKPEGLVVHPASTYHKPTLVHGLMHQIDHLSSINGVIRPGIVHRIDKDTSGLLVVAKTDQAHQLLSEQLKNHEITRTYTALVYHDFDENEGTIKAPIGRHPKNRMKMTVLESGRFSVTHFKVLKRFDQYTLISCDLETGRTHQIRVHMAYINHPVVGDPIYGPKKVISKHGQFLHATDLSFVHPIKKEHMTFHADIPSYFQKFLDELE from the coding sequence ATGCCAAAATCAATTAAAATCGATATATCTCAAGAAAAACAAAGACTGGATACTTTTTTATCAGAAAATGAATATCCAGATAAAAGTAGAAGTTATGTACAAACACTGATTAAAGATGAAAAGATTTTAGTTAATGGACTAAAGGTTAAAACCGGATATACATTAAAAGAAGGCGATTTGGTTAGTCTTTTAGACGTAGAACTAAAAACACTAGATCTTGAACCTGTTGATCTACATTTAGATATTGTCTATGAGGATGATGACCTACTTGTGATCAATAAGCCTGAAGGGTTAGTTGTGCATCCAGCATCGACTTATCATAAGCCAACACTTGTTCATGGTTTAATGCATCAAATAGACCATTTAAGTTCTATAAACGGTGTTATAAGACCAGGTATCGTTCATAGAATTGATAAAGATACCAGTGGTTTATTAGTCGTTGCTAAAACGGATCAAGCTCATCAATTATTAAGTGAACAATTAAAAAATCACGAAATCACAAGAACTTATACAGCTCTTGTCTATCATGATTTTGATGAAAATGAAGGTACAATTAAAGCTCCAATAGGCCGACATCCAAAAAATAGAATGAAAATGACTGTTTTAGAAAGCGGTAGATTTTCTGTAACACATTTTAAAGTATTAAAAAGATTTGATCAATATACTTTAATTTCTTGTGATTTAGAAACTGGAAGAACACATCAAATTAGAGTTCATATGGCATATATTAATCATCCAGTTGTTGGAGATCCTATTTATGGACCAAAAAAAGTCATTTCAAAACATGGTCAATTTCTACATGCAACAGATTTATCTTTTGTTCATCCCATAAAAAAAGAGCATATGACATTTCATGCCGATATACCCTCTTATTTTCAAAAATTCTTGGATGAATTAGAATAA
- the truB gene encoding tRNA pseudouridine(55) synthase TruB translates to MNGFLLVNKPVGMTSHDVVYYLKRKFNIKKIGHTGTLDPFASGLLILCIGKATKLADLFQNKDKTYEGTIIFNHHYDTYDHTGTILESKNIVIDQDVLKEQIHQMIGTYDQLPPMYAAIKVNGKKLYELARQGITIKRDTRKVSIYDFKMLSPLKDNAFDFSIEVSKGTYIRSIAVDLAEKLDTFGALARLNRTSIGQYSLKNAHDLEKIEIHDLITLETYFSNYPKLNLNPYMIKLVKNGIYLDERQTTMDCDFVVYDEEDQMIAFYQRTQPNTYKPALIL, encoded by the coding sequence ATGAATGGTTTTTTACTTGTAAATAAGCCTGTAGGTATGACATCACATGATGTTGTTTATTACTTAAAAAGGAAATTTAACATAAAAAAAATAGGACACACTGGTACTCTAGATCCTTTTGCAAGTGGTCTACTTATTTTATGTATAGGCAAAGCAACAAAGCTTGCTGATCTATTTCAAAACAAGGATAAGACCTATGAAGGTACAATTATATTTAATCATCATTATGATACTTATGATCATACAGGAACAATTTTAGAATCAAAAAATATAGTTATTGATCAAGATGTATTAAAAGAACAAATTCATCAGATGATTGGGACTTACGATCAACTTCCACCTATGTATGCTGCAATCAAGGTTAATGGAAAAAAACTTTATGAGCTTGCAAGACAAGGTATAACTATAAAAAGAGATACACGCAAGGTATCTATCTATGATTTTAAGATGTTATCTCCATTAAAAGATAATGCTTTTGACTTTTCTATTGAAGTTTCAAAAGGTACATATATAAGAAGTATTGCAGTCGATTTAGCTGAAAAGCTTGATACTTTTGGAGCGTTAGCTCGACTAAATAGAACTTCTATAGGTCAATATAGCTTAAAAAATGCACATGATTTAGAAAAAATAGAGATTCATGATTTAATAACATTAGAGACATACTTTTCTAATTATCCTAAACTTAACTTAAACCCATATATGATTAAACTTGTTAAAAATGGGATTTATTTAGATGAAAGACAAACAACAATGGATTGTGATTTTGTGGTTTATGATGAAGAGGATCAAATGATTGCTTTTTATCAAAGAACACAGCCAAATACGTATAAACCAGCACTAATACTTTAG
- a CDS encoding bifunctional riboflavin kinase/FAD synthetase produces MIILYNTYDKIENTDDLTITMGNFDGLHLGHQQLINRVLRYKDTKHAVLTYDPHPSEILRKMPFRTLTQKRDKIELLSQFPLDYAIIVKFDEPFSKLNVKQFIEFLQRISVKRLVIGRDARFAYRGVGTIDELRKYFVVDVMNDLVYNHTRVSTTYIKDFLIQGDLGSARKLLNRHYQITGKVLHGHKIGRGIGYPTANIDFDNYYLPRMGVYYVKVFVNETWYHGMANIGHNPTINFSESRRLEIFILDFDEDIYDKKVLVDFMHYMRPEYRFPSKDALIRQLKKDEQMVRSLAKV; encoded by the coding sequence ATGATTATTTTATATAATACATATGATAAAATTGAAAACACTGATGATTTAACGATTACAATGGGTAACTTTGATGGCTTACATTTAGGTCACCAACAGCTCATTAATCGTGTTTTACGATATAAAGATACGAAACATGCAGTTCTTACATATGATCCGCATCCATCAGAAATACTACGTAAAATGCCGTTTAGAACATTAACTCAAAAAAGAGATAAAATTGAATTGCTATCACAATTTCCTCTAGATTATGCGATTATTGTGAAATTTGATGAGCCATTTTCAAAATTGAATGTTAAACAATTTATTGAATTTTTACAAAGAATTTCAGTAAAAAGGTTAGTTATTGGTAGAGATGCAAGATTTGCCTATCGTGGTGTTGGAACTATTGATGAATTAAGAAAATACTTTGTTGTAGATGTGATGAATGATTTGGTTTATAATCATACAAGAGTATCTACAACCTATATTAAAGACTTTTTAATCCAAGGTGATTTAGGCTCTGCTCGAAAATTACTAAATAGACACTATCAAATAACTGGGAAAGTATTACATGGACATAAAATAGGTAGAGGTATTGGATATCCAACTGCAAACATCGATTTTGATAATTATTATCTGCCTAGAATGGGTGTTTATTATGTAAAGGTATTTGTTAATGAAACTTGGTATCATGGTATGGCTAACATTGGACACAATCCTACAATTAATTTTAGTGAATCAAGACGCCTAGAAATATTTATTCTAGATTTTGATGAGGACATCTATGATAAAAAGGTTCTTGTTGATTTTATGCACTATATGAGACCAGAATATAGATTTCCATCAAAGGATGCTTTAATTAGACAATTAAAAAAAGATGAACAAATGGTAAGATCGCTAGCAAAAGTATAA